From the Bacteroidales bacterium genome, one window contains:
- a CDS encoding SusC/RagA family TonB-linked outer membrane protein, whose protein sequence is MRKITIVLACMLFAIQAMYAQRTITGTVTSSDDGGSIPGVSVVVYGTTIGVVTDISGNYTLTVPADANILVFSYVGMATQEVGIAGRTTINVVMQPSAIEIEGVVVTALGITRERKALGYAIQEVGGEELNRANQTDAISALSGRVAGVQISSSTNLGGSSRILIRGANSITQGNQPLFIVDGIPMDNSNYSGTGAASGGGGYDYGNLLNDLNPDEIEEISVLKGPAAAIYGSRAANGVIIVTTKSAQAGRDALSVEVNSNLGFEQVYTLPIMQRKYGGGAIVSDDDGGVNGFQQVTVDGTNYLIPQYQVDESWGPRYNPNINVIHWDGFNEDGTYETRPWVAPENDVDKYWDIGRTISNSIALNKSGREYGVRFAYKNTDVNGTMPGSWQKKNDFKINSNLNIRRNLKINGALNYITTATQGRPQLGYGDNSVGQKFFQWGQRQLDYERLKEYKTSTGEQRTWNRKSFTDPTPQYSDNPYWAAYENFTDDVRNRLLGTVALEWEIVDNLFLKGSTYGDYYNYTIRERMAVGSQATPMYYEAAREFSEFNFESILMYAKRLENIGITGLVGANKRVDRFDLIRGQTSGGLVVPGVYNLLNSADAPLMDDLTEEKQVNSVFAQATADFSGLVYLDASYRIDWSSTLPEDNNMYGYPSISASFVFSELLELDWLSLGKVRLGWAEVGNDTDPYNVFATYTYNASGGFMGTPRVFKPTGLLNENLRSETTRSLEAGVDAIMFDNRVDLSATYFNNTTFDQIMPLQVSTATGYTSQFINAGEMLNKGFELSLGLVPVRNNNFEWSLRVNYTKVENEVVELYADLESLDIQRAPFGGIFLRASVGDAYGQLWGNDFLYDDDGNKVILDNGYYAQTPNLVPLGSVLPDYTVGIRNSFSFMDFDLSFLIDIRKGGYFYSISHMWGMYSGMLEETAGVNDKGNEIRDPVAEGGGIRLEGVTGEVTWNDDGTYTVTNTAENQTYVSGAGWAARHYHGFGFPSAQSVFSADYIKLRELTFGYTFKSATLGNYIKGVRLSLYGRNLLTWGLDQPGFDPEMTANGSDNIQGLDGGLQPMFRSIGINLKLNF, encoded by the coding sequence ATGAGAAAAATTACAATTGTGCTCGCCTGTATGCTATTTGCTATACAGGCTATGTATGCGCAAAGAACAATCACAGGTACTGTGACGAGTTCTGATGATGGTGGGAGCATTCCTGGTGTATCCGTCGTAGTGTATGGTACAACCATAGGAGTCGTCACTGACATTAGCGGAAACTATACATTAACAGTTCCTGCTGATGCAAACATCCTTGTTTTTAGCTATGTTGGTATGGCTACCCAGGAAGTTGGAATCGCCGGAAGGACTACCATCAATGTAGTGATGCAACCCTCTGCAATCGAGATTGAAGGGGTGGTAGTCACAGCCCTTGGAATTACAAGGGAGAGAAAAGCTCTTGGATATGCGATCCAGGAAGTTGGAGGAGAAGAACTGAACAGAGCCAACCAAACCGATGCCATCAGTGCACTTTCGGGGCGGGTTGCAGGTGTACAGATCTCTTCCTCAACGAATCTTGGCGGTTCCAGCCGGATTCTGATACGTGGAGCCAACTCCATCACCCAGGGTAACCAGCCGCTGTTTATTGTTGATGGTATCCCGATGGATAACTCCAATTACAGTGGAACAGGCGCTGCTTCAGGTGGCGGCGGATATGACTACGGTAACCTGCTGAATGACCTTAACCCGGATGAGATCGAAGAAATCTCGGTTCTGAAAGGTCCTGCTGCAGCAATCTATGGATCAAGGGCTGCCAATGGTGTGATTATTGTCACAACAAAAAGCGCACAGGCCGGTCGTGACGCCTTATCCGTTGAAGTCAATTCAAACCTGGGATTTGAGCAGGTCTATACTTTGCCGATCATGCAAAGAAAATATGGTGGTGGTGCCATCGTTTCAGATGATGATGGTGGTGTAAATGGATTTCAACAAGTTACGGTGGACGGTACCAATTACCTGATTCCCCAGTATCAGGTGGATGAGTCGTGGGGACCAAGATATAATCCGAATATCAATGTTATTCATTGGGACGGTTTTAATGAAGACGGTACGTATGAAACCCGACCATGGGTTGCTCCTGAAAACGATGTTGACAAGTATTGGGATATTGGAAGAACGATTTCAAACTCAATTGCATTGAACAAGAGCGGTCGTGAGTACGGAGTGCGTTTTGCCTACAAAAACACTGATGTTAATGGCACTATGCCCGGTTCATGGCAGAAGAAAAATGATTTTAAAATCAATTCAAACCTTAATATCAGAAGGAATCTGAAAATAAATGGAGCCCTGAATTATATTACTACTGCAACGCAGGGAAGACCCCAATTGGGTTATGGTGATAATTCGGTAGGACAGAAATTCTTCCAGTGGGGACAGCGTCAGCTCGACTATGAAAGGCTGAAGGAATACAAGACTTCAACAGGCGAGCAAAGGACATGGAACAGGAAATCTTTTACTGACCCTACTCCCCAGTATTCTGATAACCCTTACTGGGCGGCTTACGAAAACTTCACAGATGATGTAAGGAATAGGCTGCTGGGTACTGTTGCACTGGAATGGGAAATTGTGGATAACCTGTTTTTGAAGGGCAGTACCTATGGTGACTATTACAATTATACCATTCGTGAAAGAATGGCAGTTGGATCGCAGGCCACACCCATGTATTATGAAGCTGCAAGAGAGTTCTCAGAATTCAACTTTGAGTCAATCCTGATGTATGCTAAGCGGCTTGAAAACATAGGTATTACCGGCCTTGTAGGAGCCAACAAAAGGGTTGACCGCTTTGATCTCATTAGAGGACAAACCTCCGGTGGATTAGTTGTTCCGGGTGTTTATAACTTGCTAAACTCAGCTGATGCTCCATTGATGGACGACCTTACTGAGGAAAAACAGGTAAATTCGGTTTTTGCACAGGCTACTGCTGATTTTTCCGGCCTTGTCTATCTGGATGCAAGCTACAGGATTGATTGGTCCTCCACGCTTCCGGAAGATAATAACATGTATGGCTATCCTTCAATATCTGCCAGCTTCGTCTTTTCAGAACTTCTCGAGCTTGACTGGCTGAGTCTTGGTAAAGTGCGATTGGGTTGGGCAGAGGTAGGTAACGACACTGATCCTTATAACGTCTTTGCCACTTATACATACAATGCCAGCGGTGGTTTTATGGGGACACCCCGTGTTTTTAAACCTACAGGGCTTTTAAATGAAAACCTACGCTCTGAAACCACCCGTTCACTGGAAGCAGGTGTTGATGCAATAATGTTTGATAACAGGGTTGATCTGAGTGCAACCTATTTCAATAATACAACTTTCGACCAGATCATGCCGCTGCAGGTTTCCACTGCCACAGGGTATACTTCGCAATTTATTAATGCAGGTGAAATGCTGAACAAAGGTTTTGAATTATCACTTGGACTTGTACCTGTAAGGAACAATAACTTTGAATGGTCGCTGAGGGTCAATTACACGAAAGTCGAAAATGAAGTGGTTGAGCTTTATGCAGACCTGGAATCACTTGATATTCAAAGAGCACCTTTTGGAGGGATATTCCTTAGAGCCAGTGTAGGTGACGCATACGGACAATTGTGGGGAAATGATTTCCTCTATGATGATGACGGTAATAAAGTGATACTCGATAACGGGTATTATGCACAGACTCCAAATCTTGTTCCACTGGGATCTGTTCTGCCTGATTATACCGTGGGCATCAGGAATTCATTCTCTTTCATGGACTTTGATCTAAGTTTCCTGATTGACATCAGAAAAGGCGGGTATTTCTATTCTATCTCCCATATGTGGGGAATGTACTCCGGTATGCTTGAGGAGACAGCAGGTGTGAACGACAAAGGAAATGAGATTCGTGATCCAGTTGCCGAAGGTGGCGGTATCAGACTTGAAGGTGTAACTGGTGAAGTTACCTGGAACGATGACGGAACCTATACTGTTACCAATACTGCGGAAAATCAAACATACGTTTCGGGTGCAGGATGGGCAGCAAGGCATTATCACGGTTTTGGTTTCCCAAGTGCACAGTCAGTTTTCAGCGCTGACTATATTAAGCTCAGGGAGTTAACCTTTGGGTATACCTTCAAAAGTGCAACACTTGGTAATTATATCAAGGGTGTACGTCTATCTCTATACGGTCGCAACCTGTTGACATGGGGACTTGATCAACCAGGCTTTGATCCTGAAATGACAGCCAACGGATCTGATAACATTCAGGGACTGGATGGTGGTTTACAACCGATGTTCAGGTCAATCGGTATAAATCTGAAATTGAATTTTTAA